Genomic DNA from Trypanosoma brucei brucei TREU927 chromosome 9, whole genome shotgun sequence:
TGCAGCGAGCATCTACACATTGTGAGAATCGATTAAGGAAGTGGCTCCTATGAGCCTCTGTACGATTTTTTACAAACAACTTTTTAACCGCTGTGGTATGTGGCGTTACGATGGCTCTTGCATTTCCCTGTGCGGGGTGGAAGAATTGCAATGCCAACGCTATCCGTGTAGTGTGCGGATACCACAAAGTGGGCCACATTTGAATGTGTTCGGTGGTATTTTTACTAAAAGTTGTACAACGTACTTGATCGTAACTTCACGTACGCCCATCATCTGGTCCGTATGATTTTCTcctatatatttttttttcgtggggTTACATGGGATTTTATTACTAGAAACTGAGGGAAGTAAGTGGGTTTGGGGGAAGACATATCAAGTCTGAATTGGCAAATGTCTGTTTCTAGTCAAATAGGCATAAGGCGACACGCCTTGTTGCCCTTTATCGGGAGTGTTGCAAGCCGCCGTAGCTTTCGAGGATGCCAATGGACTCATCACAGTTGCCGCTTCATGTCGTCCTGCAACCCTCTTCGTGGGTCCTTCAAATATCGTCACAACAGAACACTCCCTGAAGATGCAGTTAATCCATTAACGACCCCAACAAACGTCGACGCGGGAGTTCTTCACGTTGTTTCCGTGCCTATTGGTAACTTGAAAGACTTTTCTATTCGTGCACTTGATGTACTTCGACAAGTGGATTACATTGTAACGACGGACCGCCCTGCAACAAAGACACTCCTTGACCTTGTTCAAATTGAGTCCCAGGGCCGCTTAATTCATTATTCCCGTAGCAATCGCACGACAACGAAGGAGAAACTAGTTGAGCTCCTGTTGGGGGGCAGGAGAATGGCATTGGTGTGTACGAGCGGAACACCATGCGTGGGTGATGTAGGCGGTGAACTGGTGCGGGAGATGCAGGCTGAAGGTGTTCGTGTCGCGGCGGTACCCGGGTCATGCGCTCTGACATGTGCATTGGCTGTTGCTGGTGTCACAACTTCCCTTCACGAGGTTAGTGCGACTGCAGACACGAATCGGGCATGTGCTGCCAAGCGGCCGAGGATTGGCTCTCTCCGTGACGGTTCTTTTTACTTTGGAAATGTGCTTCCGGAATCTCATGGTGAGCGGTTGCGGGTCCTTCGGACGGCTGTAGGAGAGGCAACTCACCCATGTGTTTTTTATGAGGTTCCCCGGCGTCTTTTGTCGGTTTTACAGGACATCGCACTCGTCCTTCCCAAACGACGCGTCGTACTAACACATGAACTGACAAAGGTAAATGAATCTATACATGCAGATGTTGCAGAAAAGCTACTGTCTTTTTATTCGCGACAGGAGGCGAATATGCTGCTTAAGAAGGGGCAACTTGTCCTGATCATCGATGGGCCGGATGAAAACGAAATGCGGGAACGCTTAGAATGCGAAGCCCTAAAACGACAGCGACTGCGGAGGAGTTTTGCGTCGTTAACCGGACGCTGTGGTAAcatggaggagaaaaataCTCACGATGTGGGGAAGACTAAAAGAATGAGGTTGTGCCGTCGGTCCTTATTGCGCAAGAAGCGGCGTGAGGCGCTTATTTCAAGaatagaaaaagaacaagagaGAATACGAATGACAATGTTGATTAACCGTACGGACGCAACAAGAGATTAAGCCCTACCCACTAAGTTTAGGTATGACTTGGGTATTTGTCTACACTGGCAACTATGATTGtagtctcttttttttttttcgtacacAAATATGCCCCGTTTCCTCGTCTTTGCTTTCACATTGTaactatatatatgtatgagCTGTTAACAAGGGGCCAGCTACATATTATTGTTTCACGTCAGTGTACGTGAttgtccttcatttttttctcgaGTGTTTCGTACCTCGTTTCACTTACTTGAACacataaaaagaataatgcACATCAAGACTCCCCGCTTTGTATGTCATTcgtattttgaaaaaaaaaaggagaaaagaacatAACCCTACACAAAGATTAAAGATAAGtttttatacatatatttactACCACATAAATTGTTGATATAATTACGAAGTGGCCTGTGGTGCAAACAACAGGAAACACCTGTGGAAAGGCATAAAAATAACTGTTGTTACTTtcaggaaggggaaaaagacgGAAGATCATGTCAATGGATGTCGGTGTTGTCGGCCTCGGGGTGATGGGCGCGAACCTGGCCTTGAACATTGCGGAGAAAGGGTTTAAAGTTGCTGTGTTCAACCGTACGTACTCTAAGAGCGAGGAATTCATGAAAGCGAATGCCTCTGCTCCATTTGCGGGTAATTTGAAGGCGTTTGAAACTATGGAGGCATTTGCAGCGTCACTCAAGAAACCTCGAAAGGCCCTCATCCTGGTGCAGGCGGGCGCGGCTACGGACTCAACAATTGAACAACTTAAGAAAGTGTTTGAGAAGGGAGATATCCTCGTTGATACCGGTAACGCGCATTTTAAGGATCAGGGACGCCGCGCCCAGCAGCTGGAGGCGGCAGGTCTCCGGTTTCTTGGGATGGGCATATCCGGGGGCGAGGAGGGTGCACGCAAAGGGCCAGCCTTTTTCCCTGGAGGGACGCTTAGTGTGTGGGAGGAAATACGACCAATTGTTGAGGCCGCCGCAGCTAAGGCAGATGATGGCCGGCCCTGTGTGACGATGaacggcagcggcggcgcgGGATCATGCGTGAAGATGTACCACAATTCGGGTGAATACGCCATTTTGCAAATTTGGGGTGAGGTTTTTGACATCCTTCGGGCAATGGGACTGAACAACGATGAAGTTGCTGCCGTTCTTGAAGATTGGAAATCAAAGAACTTCTTGAAGTCTTATATGCTCGATATCTCAATTGCAGCCGCGCGGGCAAAGGATAAGGATGGAAGTTATCTTACGGAGCACGTGATGGATCGTATTGGATCGAAGGGCACCGGCTTATGGTCCGCCCAAGAGGCTCTCGAGATTGGAGTCCCTGCGCCCAGTTTGAACATGGCTGTCGTATCGCGGCAGTTCACAATGTATAAAACTGAGCGTCAAGCGAATGCCAGCAATGCACCCGGTATTACTCAATCCCCTGGATACActctcaaaaacaaaagcccCAGTGGGCCCGAAATTAAGCAGCTCTACGACTCTGTGTGCATTGCCATTATCTCATGCTACGCTCAAATGTTTCAGTGCCTGCGTGAGATGGACAAGGTGCATAACTTCGGACTCAATCTTCCAGCTACCATTGCAACTTTCCGCGCCGGTTGCATTTTGCAGGGCTACCTTTTAAAACCCATGACTGAGGCATTCGAAAAGAATCCCAACATTAGCAATCTCATGTGTGCATTCCAAACCGAGATCAGGGCAGGACTACAGAATTACCGCGATATGGTGGCACTTATCACATCAAAGTTGGAAGTGTCCATTCCTGTGCTGTCGGCCTCCCTCAATTACGTTACTGCGATGTTTACGCCAACACTCAAGTATGGGCAACTTGTGTCGTTGCAGCGGGATGTGTTCGGTCGGCACGGCTACGAAAGGGTGGATAAAGACGGCCGCGAATCATTCCAATGGCCTGAGTTGCAATAACATACTTTGCCTCATATTCTCTTCGTCCTTTCCTCTGTTCTATTAACAGAAATCTACGATGTGACATGGAGCGATTGTGTGATACGAGGGTTGATCGGATGTACACGCGCGTATTTTCATACACAATTTGTCGTGCAACAACCTTGTGGAACAaccgaaggggaaaaggagagagacaAAAGGTGTCGAAGGGGGAACGGAAAAAATGTGCGTGTGGGCAAGGCGGATGTGCAAAAGGTAGCTGAATAGCggaaggggagaggagggTTGTGGTTTATTATTATACTGGTGCAAAAGTTGGGAGGGAGAAGAGTGACATTGgggttctttctttttcctttttcaatgCTCTGAAGCACCTTCCGCCTTCTCACTTCGCCGATGTCGTGCACATCATAAACCCCTTTTGAGTAAttaactttttattttgccgtGGGAAAGTACTGTGTGGCgctgatttttcttttaccattacaatttattatattattttgaaaaaaaaacgcctgGTGAATTTTCTAACGACATGTTTGTTTAGTTTGTCTTTTTCCAACACTATTTGGAGTACTTTGTTTATGCCCCTCCAGCATATGCATGTTCTCTGCTacgatttttttcttcaccgcCACTTTATGTAGCAAACACgtttcccttcactttccttccattttcttgtctattcttccctttcctcactttctttGATGTATGCCATGTGGTTTGTATTTTCTACCCAAGGCACAATATGGGCGGTGATTCTCTTAATTTAAAGCGGCCGAATATAAGGCGGCTGGGCCCCTTCGAAAATTCGACGCTctgttactttcttttttcacgtTACACCTCGGTTAAAAtacaagaaaataacagtgacaacaacaacttcccAGCGTTAAGGTGAGGCAACGAACATTACACATCGATAATCATTTGCTACCTGCAGCGCATTCGCACGGGGCGTTCAATCGTTTTCGCTTTCCCCTTTAAGTGGTAACCAATAGGGACGATTAGGTGCTAGTTTGATGGATGCAACACTTCACGATAAAAGCACGCGGCAAAACACTGCACCAACCTGTCTATCCAAAGCGGAGACAAAACCATCGATTCATGCGGCGGCGGGTCTCCTTGGTGCCTCCATATCAACGGCAATGTTTTATCCACTAGACGCTCTTCGCACGCAAATGCACGTTTGTAAAGGAGGAGACGTCAACCAACTCTCATCGCTGCGTCAGGTTGTTCGACAAAAGGGGTTGCGAAGATTATACGCAGGTTTCGCTGTATCTGTCACCTCCTATGGTATCGGGTGGGGAGCTTACATGGCCGTCTTTAAATCTGTACAGCAGAACCTCTCTGCGTACGTTTCGAGTAATCAAATAGGCGGAGGCAGTGGAAGCGCTAAAAGCGGCAGTGTGACAGCTGGGTGTAACGTTTTGAGTGGTTGCGCCGCTG
This window encodes:
- a CDS encoding 6-phosphogluconate dehydrogenase decarboxylating; amino-acid sequence: MSMDVGVVGLGVMGANLALNIAEKGFKVAVFNRTYSKSEEFMKANASAPFAGNLKAFETMEAFAASLKKPRKALILVQAGAATDSTIEQLKKVFEKGDILVDTGNAHFKDQGRRAQQLEAAGLRFLGMGISGGEEGARKGPAFFPGGTLSVWEEIRPIVEAAAAKADDGRPCVTMNGSGGAGSCVKMYHNSGEYAILQIWGEVFDILRAMGLNNDEVAAVLEDWKSKNFLKSYMLDISIAAARAKDKDGSYLTEHVMDRIGSKGTGLWSAQEALEIGVPAPSLNMAVVSRQFTMYKTERQANASNAPGITQSPGYTLKNKSPSGPEIKQLYDSVCIAIISCYAQMFQCLREMDKVHNFGLNLPATIATFRAGCILQGYLLKPMTEAFEKNPNISNLMCAFQTEIRAGLQNYRDMVALITSKLEVSIPVLSASLNYVTAMFTPTLKYGQLVSLQRDVFGRHGYERVDKDGRESFQWPELQ